One region of Streptomyces sp. NBC_00442 genomic DNA includes:
- the gcl gene encoding glyoxylate carboligase yields the protein MPRMTAARAAVEILKLEGVSHAFGVPGAAINPFYRALKEGGGIDHTLARHVEGASHMAEGYTRANPGNIGVCIGTSGPAGTDMITGLYSAIGDSIPILCITGQAPVAVIHKEDFQAVDIASIAKPVTKAATTVLEAAQVPGVFQQAFHLMRSGRPGPVLIDLPIDVQLTEIDFDPETYQPLPVYKPAASRAQIEKAITFLLESERPLIVAGGGIINADASDLLVEFAEITNTPVVPTLMGWGTIPDDHELNAGMVGQQTSHRYGNATFLESDFVLGIGNRWANRHTGYKLDVYTQGRKFVHVDIEPTQIGKIFAPDYGIASDAKAALELFVEVAKELKAAGKLPDRSAWVASHLERKSTLQRRTHFDNVPMKPQRVYEEMNKAFGPETRYVTTIGLSQIAGAQMLHVYKPRNWINCGQAGPLGWTIPAALGAATADPEVPVVALSGDYDFQFMLEELAVGAQHKIPYVHVLVNNAYLGLIRQAQIGLDINFQVNLEFENINSPELGVYGVDHVKVVEGLGCKAIRVTEPDQLLPAFEEAKKLAAEFRVPVVVEAILERITNISMSPTSDISAVKEFEELATEPGHAPTAIRPLTAS from the coding sequence ATGCCTCGTATGACCGCTGCCCGAGCGGCAGTTGAGATCCTCAAGCTCGAAGGCGTCAGCCACGCCTTCGGCGTGCCGGGCGCGGCGATCAACCCCTTCTACCGGGCGCTCAAGGAGGGCGGTGGCATCGACCACACCCTCGCCCGCCACGTCGAGGGCGCCTCCCACATGGCGGAGGGATACACGCGCGCCAACCCGGGCAACATCGGTGTCTGCATCGGTACGTCGGGCCCCGCGGGCACCGACATGATCACGGGCCTCTACTCCGCGATCGGCGACTCGATCCCGATCCTGTGCATCACCGGCCAGGCCCCGGTCGCGGTGATCCACAAGGAGGACTTCCAGGCGGTCGACATCGCCTCGATCGCCAAGCCGGTCACCAAGGCCGCGACGACCGTCCTGGAGGCCGCGCAGGTCCCCGGCGTCTTCCAGCAGGCCTTCCACCTGATGCGCTCCGGCCGTCCCGGCCCGGTCCTCATCGACCTGCCGATCGACGTCCAGCTCACCGAGATCGACTTCGACCCGGAGACCTACCAGCCGCTCCCGGTCTACAAGCCGGCCGCGAGCCGCGCCCAGATCGAGAAGGCCATCACCTTCCTGCTGGAGTCCGAGCGCCCGCTGATCGTCGCCGGTGGCGGCATCATCAACGCGGACGCCTCCGACCTGCTGGTCGAGTTCGCCGAGATCACCAACACCCCCGTCGTGCCGACGCTCATGGGCTGGGGCACCATCCCGGACGACCACGAGCTGAACGCCGGCATGGTCGGTCAGCAGACCTCGCACCGCTACGGCAACGCGACGTTCCTGGAGTCGGACTTCGTCCTCGGCATCGGCAACCGCTGGGCCAACCGTCACACCGGTTACAAGCTCGACGTCTACACCCAGGGCCGCAAGTTCGTCCACGTCGACATCGAGCCCACCCAGATCGGCAAGATCTTCGCGCCGGACTACGGGATCGCCTCCGACGCCAAGGCCGCCCTGGAGCTCTTCGTCGAGGTCGCCAAGGAGCTGAAGGCCGCCGGCAAGCTGCCCGACCGCTCCGCGTGGGTCGCATCCCACCTGGAGCGGAAGTCCACGCTGCAGCGCCGCACGCACTTCGACAACGTGCCGATGAAGCCGCAGCGGGTCTACGAGGAGATGAACAAGGCCTTCGGCCCGGAGACGCGCTACGTCACCACCATCGGCCTCTCCCAGATCGCCGGCGCGCAGATGCTGCACGTCTACAAGCCGCGCAACTGGATCAACTGCGGCCAGGCCGGCCCGCTCGGCTGGACCATCCCGGCCGCGCTCGGCGCCGCGACCGCCGACCCCGAGGTTCCGGTCGTCGCCCTGTCCGGCGACTACGACTTCCAGTTCATGCTGGAGGAGCTGGCGGTCGGCGCGCAGCACAAGATCCCGTACGTCCACGTTCTCGTGAACAACGCCTACCTGGGCCTGATCCGTCAGGCGCAGATCGGCCTGGACATCAACTTCCAGGTCAACCTGGAGTTCGAGAACATCAACTCCCCGGAGCTGGGCGTCTACGGCGTCGACCACGTCAAGGTCGTCGAGGGCCTGGGCTGCAAGGCCATCCGCGTCACCGAGCCGGACCAGCTGCTGCCCGCGTTCGAGGAGGCCAAGAAGCTGGCCGCCGAGTTCCGCGTCCCGGTCGTCGTCGAGGCGATCCTGGAGCGGATCACGAACATCTCGATGAGCCCCACGTCCGACATCAGTGCGGTCAAGGAGTTCGAGGAGCTCGCCACCGAGCCGGGTCACGCCCCGACGGCGATCCGTCCGCTGACGGCTTCTTGA
- a CDS encoding AMP-binding protein, translated as MVTLSYAHGVSGTALLGDTIGADLDRTVRAHGEREALVDHVSGRRWTYAQFALDVAQLAAALLGDGVAKGDRVGIWAVNCPEWVMVQYATARIGAVLVNINPAYRVHELGYVLKQAGVSVLFASLSHKSSDYRAMVEQVRGDCPALRRTVFIGDEGWDVLMASGAELDRGELAAREAELSCDDAVNIQYTSGTTGFPKGATLSHHNVLNNGYFVGELLAYTPADRICVPVPFYHCFGMVMANLAATSHGACIVIPAASFDPEATLRAVQAERCTSLYGVPTMFIAELNLPGFAAYDLSSLRTGIMAGSPCPAEVMKRVVAEMHMAEVSICYGMTETSPVSTQTRTDDDLERRTGTVGRVMPHVEVKVVDPVSGVTVPRGEPGELRTRGYSVMLGYWDDPERSAEAIDAGRWMHTGDLAVMREDGYVEIVGRIKDMIIRGGENVYPREIEEFLYGHPKIGDVQVVGVPDERYGEEILACVIPRDPADPPTLDELAAYCRDRLAHYKIPRHLRILSAFPMTVSGKVRKVELREAYGA; from the coding sequence ATGGTGACTCTCTCGTACGCCCATGGAGTGAGCGGCACCGCCCTGCTCGGCGACACGATCGGCGCCGATCTGGACCGGACGGTCCGGGCGCACGGGGAGCGCGAGGCGCTGGTCGACCATGTGTCGGGCCGGCGCTGGACGTATGCCCAATTCGCCCTGGATGTAGCGCAGTTGGCGGCCGCGCTGCTCGGCGATGGCGTGGCCAAGGGGGACCGGGTCGGTATCTGGGCGGTGAACTGCCCCGAGTGGGTGATGGTCCAGTACGCGACGGCGCGGATCGGCGCGGTGCTGGTCAACATCAACCCGGCCTACCGCGTGCACGAGTTGGGGTACGTACTGAAGCAGGCCGGGGTCTCGGTCCTGTTCGCCTCGCTGTCCCACAAGTCGAGCGACTACCGGGCGATGGTGGAGCAGGTGCGGGGCGACTGCCCGGCACTGCGTCGTACCGTCTTCATCGGCGACGAGGGGTGGGACGTCCTGATGGCGTCCGGCGCCGAACTCGACCGGGGCGAACTGGCGGCCCGCGAGGCGGAGTTGTCCTGCGACGACGCGGTCAACATCCAGTACACCTCGGGAACGACGGGTTTCCCGAAGGGGGCCACCCTCTCTCATCACAACGTGCTCAACAATGGTTATTTCGTAGGCGAGTTGCTCGCCTACACCCCGGCCGACCGGATCTGTGTGCCGGTGCCGTTCTACCATTGTTTCGGCATGGTGATGGCCAACCTGGCGGCCACCTCGCACGGCGCGTGCATCGTGATTCCGGCGGCCTCCTTCGACCCGGAGGCGACCCTGCGCGCCGTGCAGGCCGAGCGCTGCACCTCCCTGTACGGCGTGCCCACCATGTTCATCGCCGAGCTGAACCTGCCCGGCTTCGCCGCGTACGACCTCTCCTCGCTGCGCACCGGGATCATGGCGGGCTCGCCGTGCCCCGCGGAGGTGATGAAGCGGGTGGTCGCCGAGATGCACATGGCCGAGGTGTCCATCTGCTACGGCATGACCGAGACCTCTCCGGTCTCCACGCAGACCCGTACCGACGACGACCTGGAGCGGCGCACCGGCACCGTCGGCCGGGTCATGCCGCACGTCGAGGTGAAGGTCGTCGACCCGGTCAGCGGCGTCACCGTCCCACGCGGCGAACCGGGCGAGCTCCGCACCCGCGGCTACAGCGTGATGCTGGGCTACTGGGACGACCCCGAGCGGAGCGCCGAGGCCATCGACGCGGGGCGCTGGATGCACACGGGCGACCTCGCGGTGATGCGTGAGGACGGGTACGTCGAGATCGTCGGACGGATCAAGGACATGATCATCCGTGGTGGCGAGAACGTGTACCCGCGCGAGATCGAGGAGTTCCTGTACGGGCATCCCAAGATCGGCGACGTCCAGGTGGTCGGGGTCCCCGACGAGCGGTACGGCGAGGAGATCCTGGCCTGTGTCATCCCGCGCGATCCCGCGGACCCGCCCACCCTGGACGAGCTGGCCGCGTACTGCCGGGACCGGCTCGCCCACTACAAGATCCCCCGCCACCTGCGTATCCTCTCCGCGTTCCCGATGACGGTGAGCGGAAAGGTGCGCAAGGTGGAGCTGAGGGAGGCGTACGGGGCCTGA
- a CDS encoding AMP-binding protein: protein MRTPMTVSDFLDRAELGFSSSTGVVDEPDQPGPPVPGLTYGRFAERVRAWQAGFDALGVGEGERIAVVGHNSARMLELLFAVPMSGRICVPVNFRLKPDEVEYLVRQSGASVLLVDPELDEELSGVTARHRFVLGEPTETGLMRFGVEPRAWSNPDEDATATINYTSGTTARPKGVQLTHRNIWVNGLTFGLHTRAWERDVYMHTLPMFHCNGWGMPYVMAGLGVKQVVLRKVDGPEILRRVEEHGVTLMCGAPAVWNTVLDAAASWRGEIPGRDRVRVVCAGAPPPSRMIQRMEEELGWEFLQIYGLTETSPLLTMNRTRPADEGLPAEERARRLSRAGVPALGVKLKVSGSGEVLARSNHVLDGYWEKPEESAAALRDGWFHTGDGGTIAESDGCLTISDRKKDVIITGGENVSSIEVEDAIFSHPAVAEVAVIGVPHEKWGETIKALVVLAQGAAVTEADIIAYCKERMARYKAPTSVEFREAIPRTATGKIQKFKLREPYWTGLDRGIN from the coding sequence ATGCGGACACCGATGACGGTCTCGGACTTCCTCGACCGGGCTGAGCTGGGGTTCTCCTCCAGTACCGGCGTCGTCGACGAGCCCGACCAGCCGGGCCCGCCGGTGCCCGGACTGACCTACGGGCGGTTCGCCGAGCGGGTCCGGGCCTGGCAGGCGGGATTCGACGCTCTCGGCGTCGGCGAGGGCGAGCGGATCGCGGTGGTCGGCCACAACTCCGCGCGCATGCTGGAGCTGCTGTTCGCCGTGCCGATGAGCGGGCGGATCTGCGTGCCGGTCAACTTCCGTCTCAAGCCCGACGAGGTCGAGTACCTCGTGCGGCAGAGCGGTGCGTCGGTCCTGCTCGTCGACCCCGAGCTCGACGAGGAGCTGTCCGGCGTCACGGCGCGCCACCGGTTCGTGCTCGGAGAGCCGACAGAGACCGGTCTCATGCGCTTCGGCGTGGAGCCACGAGCGTGGTCGAACCCCGACGAGGACGCGACGGCCACGATCAACTACACCTCCGGAACGACCGCGCGGCCCAAGGGAGTTCAGCTGACCCACCGCAACATCTGGGTCAACGGCCTGACGTTCGGACTGCACACCCGCGCCTGGGAACGCGACGTCTACATGCACACCCTGCCGATGTTCCACTGCAACGGCTGGGGCATGCCGTACGTGATGGCCGGGCTCGGTGTGAAACAGGTCGTGCTGCGCAAGGTCGACGGCCCGGAGATCCTGCGCCGGGTGGAGGAGCACGGCGTCACGCTGATGTGCGGCGCCCCGGCCGTGTGGAACACGGTGCTCGACGCGGCGGCGTCGTGGCGGGGCGAGATCCCGGGCCGCGACCGCGTACGGGTCGTCTGCGCCGGGGCACCGCCGCCCAGCAGGATGATCCAGCGGATGGAGGAGGAACTGGGCTGGGAGTTCCTCCAGATCTACGGGCTCACCGAGACGTCCCCGCTGCTCACCATGAACCGGACCCGCCCGGCCGACGAGGGACTCCCGGCCGAGGAGCGGGCGCGCAGGCTGTCGCGGGCCGGTGTGCCCGCGCTCGGCGTCAAGCTGAAGGTGTCCGGCTCGGGCGAGGTGCTCGCCCGGTCCAACCACGTGCTCGACGGATACTGGGAGAAGCCGGAAGAAAGCGCCGCCGCCCTGCGGGACGGATGGTTCCACACCGGTGACGGCGGCACGATCGCCGAGAGCGACGGCTGCCTGACGATCTCGGACCGGAAGAAGGACGTGATCATCACCGGTGGCGAGAACGTGTCCTCGATCGAGGTGGAGGACGCGATCTTCAGCCACCCGGCCGTCGCCGAGGTCGCCGTCATCGGGGTGCCCCACGAGAAGTGGGGCGAGACGATCAAGGCACTGGTGGTCCTTGCGCAGGGCGCCGCCGTGACGGAGGCCGACATCATCGCGTACTGCAAGGAGCGAATGGCCCGCTACAAGGCGCCGACCAGCGTCGAGTTCCGCGAGGCGATCCCGCGTACCGCCACCGGCAAGATCCAGAAGTTCAAGCTGCGCGAGCCGTACTGGACCGGGCTCGACCGCGGGATCAACTGA
- a CDS encoding helix-turn-helix domain-containing protein: protein MTYPDITTSDPRAELGAFLRSRRERLAPGELGLPVTPRRRTPGLRRAEVAESAGISTSWYAWLEQGRVRTSEQVLRAVARALRLGPAETAHVLSFAEDAAAPPVASAGWVSPNLRSLVDALLPHPAMVIDPHWDLLAWNSAYAALVTDLARVPPKRRNMLWLVFRWPPCRMLLADWEPEARTLLGQFRARAARRPHDPRYAEIIEAIGQDAHAARWLAERETAEFRPAVKRFRHPVAGELRLRSVKLAAVDEPGHHFLAYLPDDSASEAALRALDD from the coding sequence GTGACGTACCCGGACATCACCACAAGTGACCCCCGCGCCGAACTGGGCGCGTTCCTCCGCTCGCGGCGGGAGCGCCTGGCGCCCGGGGAGTTGGGGCTGCCCGTCACGCCGCGCCGGCGCACCCCTGGTCTGCGCCGCGCGGAGGTCGCCGAGTCCGCGGGGATCAGTACGTCCTGGTACGCGTGGCTCGAACAGGGCCGCGTGCGTACCTCGGAGCAGGTGCTGCGGGCGGTCGCGCGTGCTCTTCGGCTGGGCCCCGCCGAAACCGCCCACGTACTGTCGTTCGCGGAGGACGCCGCCGCGCCGCCCGTCGCCTCGGCCGGCTGGGTCTCGCCGAACCTGCGCTCCCTGGTCGACGCACTGCTTCCGCACCCGGCGATGGTCATCGACCCGCACTGGGACCTGCTGGCGTGGAACAGCGCCTACGCCGCGCTCGTGACCGACCTGGCCCGGGTGCCGCCCAAGCGGCGCAACATGCTCTGGCTGGTGTTCCGTTGGCCGCCGTGCCGGATGCTGCTCGCCGACTGGGAGCCCGAAGCCCGCACGCTGCTCGGCCAGTTCAGGGCGCGGGCCGCCCGCCGGCCGCACGATCCGAGGTATGCCGAGATCATCGAGGCGATCGGGCAGGACGCGCACGCCGCGCGCTGGCTCGCGGAGCGGGAGACCGCCGAGTTCCGCCCGGCCGTGAAACGCTTCCGGCACCCCGTCGCGGGCGAACTGCGTCTGCGTTCCGTCAAGCTCGCCGCGGTCGACGAACCCGGACACCACTTTCTGGCCTACCTCCCCGACGACTCCGCGTCCGAGGCGGCCCTTCGCGCACTCGACGACTGA
- a CDS encoding MFS transporter: MTLSPPRRRLLCAAGFVSNFDRFSIAPMLLLIGSGLGVPLGTAALAASAYTLGYGLAQPFWGMASDRYGRVRVMRLSLAAAALGALSSAVTPDAASLVVVRGLTGACFAAAIAGSLTYVGDTVAPAERQRALSSLMSAFALGTALATVVAGVLAHWVSWRLVFALPGLLAGYLAWALRRLPEPALAPREGGALRTVVRSRWQWYVMGVALLEGGVLLGCFTYLPPALESLGAAPATAGAVAALYGAAAMGGAQVVRRPARRLGPVTLIVVGGAQVTLAYAVAAVHPSLVTLGVSAVLLGGGWAFLHSTVQAWATLLVPRARASGIALFGVALYLGSALGTGLASGAAQQGAFQGLFTVAAILAVPLTALAAYGRRRYGRDGGDDVRGGERTGDGARGGGGTRDRVGTRDEARSGDEARSGDGCPPRRERSRRAADRRPSDPRTVRPARARRR, translated from the coding sequence ATGACCCTTTCACCGCCTCGCCGGAGACTGCTCTGCGCCGCAGGGTTCGTCAGCAACTTCGACCGCTTCTCGATCGCTCCCATGCTCCTGCTCATCGGATCGGGCCTGGGGGTGCCGCTCGGCACGGCCGCGCTCGCGGCGAGCGCCTACACCCTCGGTTACGGGCTCGCCCAGCCGTTCTGGGGCATGGCGAGCGACCGTTACGGACGGGTGCGGGTGATGCGCCTGTCGCTCGCCGCCGCCGCGCTGGGAGCGCTCTCATCCGCGGTGACGCCGGACGCGGCCTCGCTGGTCGTGGTGCGAGGGCTGACCGGGGCCTGTTTCGCGGCCGCCATCGCCGGCTCCCTGACGTACGTGGGTGACACGGTCGCACCGGCCGAACGGCAGCGCGCGCTGAGCTCGTTGATGTCGGCCTTCGCGCTGGGCACCGCACTGGCCACCGTCGTCGCCGGGGTGCTGGCCCACTGGGTGAGCTGGCGCCTGGTGTTCGCGCTCCCGGGCCTGCTCGCCGGATATCTCGCGTGGGCCCTGCGACGCCTGCCCGAGCCCGCGCTCGCACCACGCGAGGGCGGGGCGCTCCGTACCGTCGTTCGGTCACGCTGGCAGTGGTACGTGATGGGCGTGGCCCTGCTCGAAGGGGGCGTCCTGCTGGGCTGCTTCACCTATCTGCCGCCCGCGCTGGAGTCGCTGGGCGCGGCCCCGGCGACCGCGGGGGCGGTGGCGGCGCTGTACGGGGCGGCGGCGATGGGCGGCGCCCAGGTGGTACGGCGGCCCGCCCGGCGGCTCGGTCCGGTCACGCTGATCGTGGTCGGCGGCGCCCAGGTGACGCTCGCCTACGCCGTCGCCGCGGTGCACCCGTCCCTGGTGACGCTGGGCGTGAGCGCGGTGCTGCTCGGCGGCGGGTGGGCGTTCCTGCACTCGACGGTCCAGGCGTGGGCGACGCTGCTGGTGCCTCGGGCTCGGGCGAGCGGGATCGCCCTGTTCGGAGTGGCCCTGTACCTGGGCAGCGCCCTGGGCACGGGACTCGCCTCCGGAGCGGCCCAACAGGGCGCGTTCCAGGGCCTGTTCACGGTCGCGGCGATACTTGCCGTCCCCCTGACCGCCCTGGCGGCGTACGGCCGCCGCCGATACGGGCGCGACGGTGGGGACGATGTTCGGGGCGGGGAGAGAACTGGGGATGGGGCCCGGGGCGGGGGCGGGACCCGGGACCGGGTTGGGACCCGGGACGAGGCCCGGAGCGGGGACGAGGCCCGGAGCGGGGACGGCTGTCCGCCGCGCCGAGAGCGCTCTCGGCGGGCGGCGGACCGCAGGCCGTCCGACCCCCGTACGGTCCGGCCTGCCCGAGCCCGGCGGCGCTGA
- the dmpI gene encoding 4-oxalocrotonate tautomerase DmpI, with amino-acid sequence MPIVTIQQGPRDVELKRDLVKRVTDAFVDAYKIPAETVQVWIHEVPTDSWGAAGTLTADK; translated from the coding sequence ATGCCCATCGTCACCATCCAGCAGGGCCCCCGCGACGTCGAGCTCAAGCGCGACCTGGTCAAGCGCGTCACGGACGCGTTCGTCGACGCGTACAAGATTCCGGCCGAGACCGTGCAGGTGTGGATCCACGAGGTCCCCACGGACAGCTGGGGCGCGGCCGGCACGCTGACCGCCGACAAGTAG
- a CDS encoding LysR family transcriptional regulator: MELRQLSYFVTVAEELHFGRAAERLHIVQSAVSQQVRRLESELGCDLFDRSPRYVRLTAAGERLLPEAREVLAAAERARASVRERPTLRLGTSNGLGEHLDRVLGVFAGLAPGVAVELTQAPARERLAQVADGRLDAAFVRSPEPAPGLRIVPLWEDPLVVALPAGHPLAGHEEIALSDLAALPLCITDRRSNPALVDLVVGACHAAGFEPVPGPAGGSLQNSLAAIGLGSLWTVVYAAHARALHAPRVAFRPVRAPGLSLPTALVVGAERAPAAVESLLRACSAGPTPLQPH, encoded by the coding sequence ATGGAACTGCGGCAGCTCAGCTACTTCGTCACCGTCGCCGAGGAACTCCACTTCGGGCGGGCCGCCGAGCGACTGCACATCGTCCAGTCGGCGGTGAGCCAACAAGTACGGCGATTGGAAAGCGAGTTGGGGTGCGATCTCTTCGACCGGTCGCCGCGGTACGTGCGCCTCACCGCGGCCGGAGAGCGATTGCTGCCCGAGGCGCGGGAGGTGCTGGCCGCCGCCGAGCGGGCCAGGGCCTCCGTCCGTGAACGCCCGACCCTGCGGCTCGGCACCAGCAACGGACTCGGCGAGCACCTCGACCGGGTCCTCGGCGTCTTCGCCGGGCTCGCCCCCGGCGTCGCGGTCGAGCTGACCCAGGCGCCCGCCCGCGAGCGCCTCGCGCAGGTCGCCGACGGCCGGCTCGACGCCGCCTTCGTACGCTCCCCGGAACCCGCACCCGGTCTGCGCATCGTGCCTCTGTGGGAGGACCCGCTGGTCGTCGCTCTCCCCGCCGGCCATCCCCTCGCCGGCCACGAGGAGATAGCGCTCTCAGACCTTGCCGCGCTTCCCCTGTGCATCACCGACCGCCGCTCCAACCCCGCGCTCGTCGATCTGGTCGTGGGCGCCTGCCACGCCGCCGGTTTCGAGCCGGTCCCCGGCCCCGCCGGCGGCTCGCTCCAGAACAGCCTGGCCGCCATCGGGCTCGGCTCGCTGTGGACCGTCGTGTACGCCGCCCACGCCCGCGCGCTGCACGCCCCGCGCGTCGCCTTCCGGCCGGTGCGCGCCCCGGGTCTCTCCCTGCCCACCGCCCTCGTGGTCGGCGCCGAGCGCGCCCCGGCCGCCGTCGAGTCGCTCCTGAGAGCGTGTTCAGCGGGGCCGACCCCGCTTCAACCCCATTGA
- a CDS encoding LysE family translocator, translated as MVSTDRYLAFAAMSLLVIAIPGPSVLFVIGRALAHGRRTALATVLGNVLGSYVLVCAVALGIGALVERSAAVFMAVKLAGAAYLVLLGVQAYRHRKEMRLGVAAIGEAAAAARPAHGDMRTVADGVLVGVTNPKGIVFFAAVLPQFVDHTAGHLPSQMLLLGLIPITIGLITDTLWGLGAAAARGWFARSERRLSLIGGAGGFAMIGLGVTVAATGRAD; from the coding sequence ATGGTGTCCACCGATCGCTACCTCGCCTTCGCCGCGATGTCCCTCCTGGTGATCGCGATCCCCGGGCCGAGCGTGCTGTTCGTGATCGGCCGGGCCCTGGCGCACGGCCGCCGCACCGCCCTCGCGACGGTCCTCGGCAACGTCCTCGGCTCCTACGTGCTGGTCTGCGCGGTGGCGCTGGGGATCGGCGCGCTGGTGGAGCGTTCGGCCGCGGTGTTCATGGCGGTGAAGCTGGCGGGGGCCGCGTATCTCGTCCTGCTCGGGGTGCAGGCCTATCGGCACCGCAAGGAGATGCGGCTCGGGGTGGCGGCCATCGGTGAGGCGGCGGCCGCGGCGCGGCCGGCTCATGGCGACATGCGGACCGTCGCGGACGGCGTCCTGGTAGGCGTCACCAACCCCAAGGGCATCGTGTTCTTCGCCGCGGTACTGCCGCAGTTCGTGGACCACACGGCCGGGCATCTGCCGTCGCAGATGCTGCTGCTCGGGCTGATCCCCATCACGATCGGCCTGATCACGGACACCCTCTGGGGCCTGGGCGCGGCAGCGGCCCGTGGCTGGTTCGCGCGCTCCGAGCGACGGCTCTCGCTGATCGGCGGCGCGGGCGGCTTCGCGATGATCGGACTCGGCGTGACGGTGGCGGCGACGGGCCGCGCCGACTGA
- a CDS encoding SAV_915 family protein has product MDSLTIEDADPEERPPAGPLYVPVRLGSAGGHQLRFLRDEFGARTAVGFTSRDRLTAVLGGDQRWIRLAEPALRALSAPLGVTCLTVDPVLTPPVPHSRQCQTPPLCARRDHALSR; this is encoded by the coding sequence ATGGACAGCCTCACCATCGAGGACGCCGATCCCGAAGAACGCCCCCCGGCAGGGCCGCTGTATGTGCCGGTTCGGCTCGGCTCTGCCGGAGGACACCAACTACGTTTCCTGCGCGATGAGTTCGGCGCGCGTACCGCGGTGGGCTTCACGAGCCGGGACCGGCTGACCGCCGTCCTGGGCGGCGACCAGAGGTGGATCCGGCTGGCGGAGCCGGCGTTGAGAGCGCTCTCAGCACCGCTCGGTGTGACCTGCCTGACGGTGGATCCGGTACTCACCCCGCCGGTCCCGCACAGCCGCCAGTGCCAGACCCCGCCCCTGTGCGCCCGCCGGGACCACGCCCTGAGCCGCTGA
- a CDS encoding winged helix DNA-binding domain-containing protein, with amino-acid sequence MASKTGTGAPRRTHPVLSRRALNRATLDRQLLLRRSPTHTPKDAVAHLLGLQAQNVKPPYFALWSRLAGFRPEALSELMERREVVRIVTMRSTIHTHTADDALTLRPLVQAARDRELNTFRKGLAGVDTERLGEVVRAQVEDRPRTMKELRVALLKQWPDADPFALSVAARCVLPLVQVTPRGLWDRSGQVALTTVEHWLGRPARPVPAPDETVLRYLGAFGPASVKDMQTWAGLTRLAGVFDRLRPRLAVFQDENGVELFDLPDATRPHEDTPAPVRLLPEFDNLLLSHADRTRIVPAEHRGRSWSGNQAHRTLLVDGFLAGIWRIAEQTGGHALLTVQPFGKLGRARRAEVAEEGARLLADMTSATSCDVRFGDFAAV; translated from the coding sequence ATGGCCTCGAAAACCGGCACCGGCGCACCCCGGCGCACCCACCCCGTGCTCTCGCGCCGCGCGCTCAATCGCGCCACTCTCGACCGACAGCTCCTGCTCCGACGCAGCCCCACGCACACACCCAAGGACGCCGTCGCCCACCTGCTCGGGCTCCAGGCGCAGAACGTCAAGCCGCCCTACTTCGCCCTCTGGTCCCGGCTCGCCGGGTTCCGGCCGGAAGCGCTCTCGGAGCTGATGGAACGGCGTGAGGTCGTGCGCATCGTCACCATGCGGTCCACCATCCACACGCACACCGCGGACGACGCTCTCACCCTGCGCCCGCTGGTACAGGCGGCGCGGGACCGCGAGCTGAACACCTTCCGCAAGGGGCTGGCCGGGGTCGACACGGAGCGGCTCGGCGAGGTCGTACGCGCCCAGGTCGAGGACCGGCCGCGCACCATGAAGGAACTCCGCGTGGCGCTCCTGAAGCAGTGGCCGGACGCGGATCCCTTCGCCCTGTCCGTCGCCGCGCGCTGCGTACTCCCGCTGGTACAGGTCACCCCGCGCGGCCTGTGGGACCGTAGCGGCCAGGTAGCGCTCACCACGGTGGAGCACTGGCTCGGCCGTCCGGCCCGGCCCGTGCCCGCGCCCGACGAAACCGTGCTGCGCTACCTGGGGGCCTTCGGCCCGGCCTCGGTCAAGGACATGCAGACCTGGGCCGGCCTGACCCGGCTCGCCGGCGTCTTCGACCGGCTGCGCCCTCGGCTGGCGGTCTTCCAGGACGAGAACGGCGTCGAACTCTTCGACCTGCCGGACGCCACCCGGCCCCACGAGGACACTCCGGCCCCGGTGCGCCTCCTGCCCGAGTTCGACAACCTGCTGCTCTCGCACGCCGACCGGACCCGGATCGTTCCGGCCGAGCACAGGGGCCGCAGCTGGAGCGGGAATCAGGCGCACCGCACGCTGCTCGTCGACGGATTCCTCGCCGGGATCTGGCGCATCGCGGAGCAGACGGGCGGACACGCGCTGCTCACCGTGCAGCCGTTCGGCAAGCTCGGGCGGGCGCGCCGCGCGGAGGTCGCGGAGGAGGGAGCGCGGCTGCTGGCCGACATGACGTCGGCCACCTCATGCGACGTGCGGTTCGGGGACTTCGCCGCCGTCTGA